A section of the Cyprinus carpio isolate SPL01 unplaced genomic scaffold, ASM1834038v1 S000006658, whole genome shotgun sequence genome encodes:
- the LOC109088174 gene encoding uncharacterized protein LOC109088174 isoform X3, with the protein MEQTQIIFSCNPWLLSSLLDAGGDLRLHDDQGRVPKDWAEAGAQENSPKMLAFLKRCESQMQRLLQTHLSRDERTTPTSSKTLLSSPSLLKLLRPRSSGLIHENNTRYKMSACDMMMHCFGYGKLCFEKPGLSLGLAASVLLISDCDLVQANDEPLNSFMCGSFIRMTNYSWKGYRVTVKELHDVILQKCEEHDGLLDLLISEQEYCCQLSHPHLLLLMAVSISADLDSTKLVYERVNLGSLYNVLHQRRDEFPLLPLVDLLSVVLQVCEVLMYLHGRSLVLRALSSHTVLIVHPGVAKVTGLGFIVPSEGTASYAPPPVPLPLGLINWAAPEVIRYRACTGKADLYSVCALLQEIFTDAVPWGSTDPRWIKRSVEASQALIANPAVPEPYYHFLQTGLQHRAQHRTSSLHDLCYNLRCHIREIRSEKTRSGWHSWSVLQSIPGWNTDINQTREQDKSVYQHCSTAIHNEIREHHLKRIYREEDESTSDTNDFHSDISHSDITALHEWPSTHHTSLSEPPCSNYRDTDKDLAISRSISKHTGSIVLNLKVSQVVLKQAEQSLDNVEADQLGAPCFDEVDALMKRVNMEKECNVGVGKAMGPPFDNYISKWTINRDEEVSQYSSAQEESFESTSYPSSVQEEKRDLKRVETTKRGQQQTGRQKSERLYAQLGLSKAQKDSTGRSCLEEHFQTKPSWTSEVREMVALMTGGRLGSPLSAFGSSDSEDVAEQQLYLQDRHSQESETQKSTDLEQLFKSFAGIQSDSEESTNYHTINHTFDETNGVLEEASNTKDKRSSDDSDCTQTQQSSMFYTPKHHPSICTSSGEERSQSLSSEDELDVTMEVCRPSSSPAEEKQAVENSLSEYRLAQEDSKDSESITPVHRCIPTISCLPDLAEIADLSSISCSPAHHQEWVESAEAPPIPLSRGHPPCNSTPRSPKDCRTHLQYVQVGTEHLQSLLDSSPWGSAPSHTVCTESYATASAGDSSTTNASVSSVLQSPVLINISKDGREKIDSPSSGNAEFTTASCGARQTTETSQGASEEIEHPIKNNDVDEEGEEEGDGPSDSEHQCEQESSDEKVFDDEDIAERMEGCEGENPCQIHDQHPDVNPAAMDSNANLRSHNLEETEMAGFTLEGDLQRMLLERATEQRTPTDPGSLVSQSDIKGEGDVREDLGCPEGDYIETAECKNELGEKIEAADQS; encoded by the exons ATGGAGCAAACCCAAATCA TTTTCTCTTGTAATCCCTGGTTGCTGAGTTCACTGCTGGATGCTGGCGGGGACCTGCGTCTCCATGATGATCAGGGCCGGGTGCCGAAGGACTGGGCCGAGGCAGGCGCGCAGGAGAACAGTCCGAAG ATGCTTGCTTTTCTGAAGAGATGCGAGTCTCAAATGCAGAGGTTATTGCAAACACATCTGTCCAGAGATGAGCGTACCACCCCGACTTCCTCAAAGACACTGCTGAGCTCTCCATCCCTGCTCAAGCTCTTGAGACCTCG GTCATCTGGGCTCATTCATGAAAATAACACAAGATATAAGATGTCTGCCTGTGATATGATGATGCATTGTTTTGGCTATGGAaag TTATGCTTTGAGAAGCCAGGGTTAAGTCTGGGATTGGCTGCTTCTGTGCTCTTGATAAGTGACTGTGACTTAGTTCAAGCTAATGATGAACCTCTCAATTCCTTTATGTGTGGATCTTTCATACGTATGACCAA TTACAGTTGGAAAGGATATCGTGTCACTGTTAAAGAGCTGCATGATGTGATTTTGCAAAAATGTGAAGAACATGATGGTCTCCTGGATCTGCTGATTTCTGAGCAGGAGTATTGCTG TCAGCTGTCTCACCCGcacctgctgctgctgatggCTGTGAGTATCTCTGCTGACCTGGACAGCACAAAGCTGGTCTATGAGAGAGTAAATCTGGGATCCCTGTACAATGTGCTGCACCAAAGG CGGGATGAGTTTCCTCTCCTACCGCTGGTTGACCTATTATCAGTGGTGCTACAGGTGTGTGAGGTGTTAATGTACCTGCATGGCCGATCTCTGGTGCTCAGGGCCCTTTCTTCACACACTGTACTTATAGTGCACCCTGGAGTTGCCAAGGTTACGGGCCTTGGGTTCATTGTACCCAG TGAAGGAACGGCCTCCTACGCCCCACCTCCTGTTCCTTTGCCTCTCGGTCTGATCAACTGGGCAGCTCCAGAAGTAATTAGATATAGAGCATGTACAGGAAAAGCTGATCTCTATAGTGTGTGCGCCCTTTTACAGGAGATCTTTACAG ATGCTGTGCCATGGGGCTCCACAGACCCACGCTGGATAAAACGGTCAGTAGAGGCCAGTCAGGCTCTGATAGCAAACCCTGCTGTGCCTGAGCCTTATTACCACTTCCTGCAGACGGGCCTCCAGCACAGAGCCCAGCACAGAACCAGCAGCCTGCATGATTTGTGCTACAATCTACGCTGTCATATAAGG GAGATTAGAAGTGAGAAGACTAGAAGTGGATGGCACTCATGGTCAGTGCTTCAGAGCATCCCTGGATGGAATACAGATATTAATCAGACAAGAGAGCAAGACAAATCTG TATATCAGCACTGCAGTACTGCAATACACAATGAGATCCGGGAACATCACCTGAAAAGAATCTACAGAGAAGAAGACGAGTCCACCTCAGACACTAATGACTTCCACTCAGATATTTCGCATAGTGATATCACTGCTTTGCATGAATGGCCCTCTACCCATCATACCTCACTTTCTGAGCCACCTTGTTCTAACTATAGGGATACAGACAAGGATCTGGCAATTAGTCGCTCTATCTCAAAGCATACTGGCTCCATTGTTCTCAACCTCAAAGTGTCTCAGGTTGTTCTAAAGCAAGCTGAGCAGAGTCTGGATAATGTGGAGGCAGACCAATTGGGCGCCCCATGCTTTGATGAGGTGGATGCTCTGATGAAGAGGGTGAACATGGAAAAAGAGTGCAATGTTGGTGTTGGGAAGGCTATGGGGCCACCGTTTGATAATTATATATCTAAGTGGACCATTAATAGAGATGAGGAGGTCAGTCAGTACAGTTCAGCTCAAGAGGAGAGCTTCGAAAGCACATCCTATCCTAGTAGTGTACAG GAGGAGAAAAGGGACTTGAAGAGAGTTGAAACAACAAAAAGAGGACAGCAACAGACAGGACGTCAAAAGTCTGAGAG gttATATGCACAGCTTGGGTTGTCTAAGGCTCAGAAAGACAGCACAGGCCGATCTTGTCTAGAAGAACATTTCCAAACAAAACCCTCATGGACCA GTGAGGTTCGTGAAATGGTGGCCCTAATGACAGGTGGGCGCTTGGGGTCACCCTTGAGTGCTTTTGGCAGCAGTGACAGTGAGGATGTAGCAGAGCAACAGCTCTACCTACAGGACAGACATAGTCAGGAATCTGAGACCCAGAAAAGCACTGATCTGGAGCAACTGTTCAAGAGTTTCGCTG GTATTCAGAGTGATAGTGAGGAGAGCACAAATTACCACACTATCAATCACACTTTTGATGAGACCAATGGAGTGCTGGAGGAAGCAAGCAACACAAAG GACAAAAGAAGTTCAGATGATTCGGACTGTACACAAACACAGCAATCTAGCATGTTCTACACACCCAAACACCACCCATCCATCTGCACATCATCTGGTGAAGAGCGTTCTCAg TCATTGAGCTCAGAGGATGAGTTGGATGTCACAATGGAGGTTTGTCGACCCAGCTCATCTCCAGCAGAGGAAAAACAGGCTGTTGAAAACAGTCTGAGTG AATACCGTCTTGCTCAAGAGGACTCAAAGGATTCTGAATCTATTACCCCTGTGCACAGGTGCATTCCTACCATCAG TTGTTTGCCAGACCTGGCTGAGATTGCAGACCTCTCCAGCATATCCTGTTCACCAGCCCATCACCAAGAATGGGTGGAGTCAGCTGAAGCCCCGCCCATCCCTCTCAGCAGAGGACATCCACCCTGTAACAGCACCCCACGCAGCCCAAAAG ACTGTAGGACACACCTTCAATATGTGCAGGTTGGCACTGAACACCTCCAGAGCCTGTTGGACTCGTCACCATGGGGCAGTGCGCCATCCCATACTGTCTGCACAGAGAGTTACGCCACAGCCAGCGCAGGAGACAGCAGCACA ACAAATGCCTCTGTGTCCAGCGTCCTGCAGTCTCCAGTGTTAATCAACATCTCTAAGGATGGAAGAGAGAAAATAGACTCTCCCTCCAGCGGTAATGCAGAGTTCACCACTGCCAGCTGTGGAGCCAGACAGACCACTGAGACCAGCCAGGGAGCCAGTGAAGAGATAGAGCATCCTATTA AGAATAATGATGTGGATGAGGAGGGAGAGGAAGAAGGTGATGGCCCGTCAGATTCTGAACATCAATGTGAGCAAGAGTCCTCTGATGAAAAGGTGTTTGATGATGAGGACATTGCAGAGAGGATGGAAGGGTGTGAGGGTGAAAACCCATGTCAGATACATG ACCAGCATCCAGATGTCAACCCTGCTGCTATGGATAGTAATGCAAACTTAAGGAGTCATAACCTTGAAGAAACTGAGAT GGCAGGCTTCACCCTTGAGGGGGATCTTCAGAGAATGCTTTTGGAAAGAGCCACAGAGCAGAGAACCCCTACAGACCCAGGGTCCCT TGTGTCTCAGTCTGACATAAAAGGAGAGGGGGATGTGAGAGAGGACTTGGGCTGTCCAGAAGGGGACTACATAGAGACAGCAG AATGTAAAAACGAGCTGGGAGAGAAGATTGAGGCAGCTGATCAGTCTTGA